Proteins encoded together in one Larus michahellis chromosome 4, bLarMic1.1, whole genome shotgun sequence window:
- the LOC141741636 gene encoding olfactory receptor 4S2-like → MVSMENKRNVTEFILHGLTQDKTVAKVCFSLFLLFYAAVVLGNLLIIITIKTSGQLNSPMYFFLGYLSFLDISYSTVTAPKLIYDLLVEKKTISFVGCIAQLFVGHFFGCTEIFLLTVMAYDRCIAICKPLRYTNIVNKHVCGWLVAASWVGGFVHSMVQTLLTIQLPFCGPNEIDHYFCDVHPLLKLACTDTYIVGVTVAANSGAISLSCFVVLVVSYAVILVSLRTRSSEGRLKALYTCTSHITVVVLFFGPCIFIYMRPSTTFAADKMVSVFYTIITPMLNPLIYTLRNREVKNAMKKLWSRKVKQSEQ, encoded by the coding sequence ATGGTGTCTATGGAGAACAAAAGAAATGTGACGGAGTTCATCCTTCATGGACTGACACAAGATAAGACAGTAGCAAAAGTGTGCTTCTCATTATTCTTACTCTTCTATGCTGCTGTCGTTCTTGGAAACCTGCTTATCATCATTACTATAAAGACAAGTGGACAGCTGAACTctcccatgtacttcttcctggGCTACTTGTCTTTTTTAGACATCAGTTACTCTACTGTCACAGCACCCAAACTCATTTATGACCTCCTTGTTGAGAAGAAGACCATCTCTTTTGTGGGCTGCATAGCTCAACTGTTTGTGGGCCATTTCTTCGGGTGCACTGAGATCTTCCTTCTCACAGTGATGGCCTATGATCGTTGCATTGCCATATGCAAGCCGCTTCGTTACACAAATATTGTGAACAAGCATGTCTGTGGCTGGCTGGTGGCAGCTTCTTGGGTGGGAGGCTTTGTGCACTCCATGGTGCAGACCCTGCTGACCATTCAGCTACCGTTTTGCGGGCCCAATGAGATTGACCACTATTTCTGTGATGTTCACCCTTTACTGAAGCTGGCCTGCACTGACACCTACATCGTTGGTGTCACTGTGGCTGCCAATAGCGGTGCGATTTCCCTGAgctgttttgttgttcttgttgtgTCCTATGCTGTTATCTTGGTTTCTTTGAGGACGCGCTCTTCCGAAGGGCGCCTCAAAGCACTCTATACCTGTACCTCCCACATCACTGTTGTAGTTCTGTTCTTTGGGCCATGTATTTTCATCTATATGCGCCCTTCCACCACCTTCGCAGCCGACAAGATGGTCTCCGTGTTCTACACCATCATCACGCCTATGCTCAATCCCTTGATCTACACCCTCCGAAACCGAGAGGTGAAAAATGCCATGAAAAAGTTGTGGAGCAGAAAAGTGAAGCAGAGTGAGCAATGA
- the LOC141743109 gene encoding olfactory receptor 4S2-like: MENASTVKEFILLGFSENQGVQKIFFVVFLFFYMIILAGNLLIVITVIRSQRLNSPMYFFLCYLSFVDICYSSVTAPKMIADFLVENKTISFVGCIAQLFGVHFFGCTEIFILTVMAYDRYVAICRPLHYTAVMTRRVCGRMVIGSWVGGFLHSIVQTLLTTQLPFCGPNKIDHYFCDVHPLLQLACTNTYTVGIIVVANSGMITLSCFIILVMSYIVILVSLKSQTSEGRCKALSTCGSHITVVILFFGPCTFIYIRPSSNLSEDKSVAVIYTVITPMLNPLIYTLRNGEVKSAMRKLWSRKVGSENGKV; the protein is encoded by the coding sequence ATGGAGAATGCAAGCACTGTGAAGGAATTCATTCTTCTGGGCTTCTCAGAGAATCAAGGggtgcagaaaatattttttgtggtgtttctgTTCTTCTATATGATTATTTTGGCAGGAAATCTGCTCATTGTTATCACTGTAATTAGGAGTCAACGTCTGAACTCCcccatgtatttcttcctctGCTACCTGTCCTTTGTAGATATCTGTTACTCTTCCGTCACAGCTCCCAAAATGATTGCCGACTTCCttgttgaaaataaaaccatctcCTTTGTGGGTTGCATAGCGCAGCTGTTTGGGGTCCATTTCTTTGGCTGCACAGAGATCTTCATCCTCACAGTGATGGCCTACGatcgctacgttgccatctgcagaCCTCTCCACTACACTGCTGTCATGACCAGGCGTGTGTGTGGCCGGATGGTCATCGGCTCGTGGGTAGGAGGCTTCCTGCACTCCATCGTGCAGACTCTTCTAACCACTCAGCTCCCCTTCTGTGGCCCTAACAAAATTGACCACTACTTCTGTGATGTCCACCCCCTCCTACAACTGGCCTGTACCAACACCTACACTGTGGGCATCATTGTCGTTGCCAACAGCGGAATGATAACTCTGAGCTGTTTCATCATCCTGGTCATGTCCTACATTGTCATCCTGGTTTCCTTGAAAAGTCAAACATCTGAAGGGCGGTGCAAGGCCCTCTCCACCTGTGGGTCCCACATCACTGTGGTGATTCTGTTCTTCGGGCCATGCACGTTCATCTACATCCGTCCGTCCAGCAATCTGTCGGAGGACAAGAGCGTGGCAGTGATTTACACTGTCATCACCCCCATGCTGAACCCACTCATCTACACGCTAAGAAACGGGGAGGTGAAGAGTGCCATGAGGAAACTGTGGAGTAGGAAAGTGGGAAGTGAAAATGGCAAGGTGTAG
- the LOC141741637 gene encoding proto-oncogene Mas-like — MNISTVPIFLPTASSQANGTNHSGAVGKTEPSYAVLKFMESFCLISAACGMVGNGMVLWYLGFRIRRNHFTVYILNLAAADFGYLLCIAIETVQYLMQFNVGVQFGIFLFLDLFMYGTGLYLLTAISIERCLSVLCPIWCRSHRPKLLSGIISGLLWALSFLLNTLGYVLCTLRPSARSCRLMLITIGALDFLFCTPLMLLFSLTLFLRVKCSSQNFRTGRLFTVIMLTVLFFLIFAVPLSVLILFDFLGYKFLYSPEIGFVLSCVNSSLNPVIYFLVGSYRDRRIKFTLKLAFQRAFEDSADDKDERETRDTMTMSS, encoded by the coding sequence ATGAATATTTCAACGGTACCAATCTTCCTTCCAACTGCAAGCAGCCAGGCTAATGGGACTAATCACAGCGGGGCTGTGGGAAAGACAGAGCCATCATATGCTGTCCTCAAGTTCATGGAGAGCTTCTGCCTCATCAGCGCTGCCTGTGGGATGGTAGGAAATGGCATGGTCCTTTGGTACCTTGGCTTCCGCATCCGCAGAAACCACTTCACTGTCTACATCCTGAACCTGGCCGCTGCCGACTTTGGGTATCTCCTCTGCATCGCCATTGAGACGGTTCAGTACCTGATGCAGTTCAACGTGGGAGTGCAGTTTGGGATATTCCTCTTCCTCGACCTTTTCATGTATGGGACCGGCTTGTACCTCCTGACCGCCATCAGCATTGAGAGGTGCCTCTCTGTGCTTTGTCCAATCTGGTGCCGAAGCCACCGCCCAAAGCTCTTGTCCGGCATCATCTCGGGTCTGCTCTGGGCTCTCTCCTTCCTACTGAACACGTTGGGTTATGTTTTGTGTACCCTCCGCccctctgccaggagctgccGGCTCATGCTCATCACCATCGGAGCCTTGGACTTCCTCTTCTGCACGCCCCtcatgctgctcttcagcctCACCCTCTTCCTTAGAGTCAAGTGCAGCTCCCAAAACTTCCGAACAGGCAGGCTCTTCACCGTCATCATGCTCACcgtcctcttcttcctcattttcGCTGTGCCTCTGAGCGTCCTCATCCTCTTTGACTTCTTGGGTTACAAATTCCTCTACTCCCCGGAGATCGGCTTTGTGCTGTCCTGCGTGAACAGCAGTCTCAACCCCGTCATTTACTTCCTTGTGGGGAGCTACAGGGATCGAAGAATCAAGTTCACCCTCAAGTTGGCATTCCAGAGGGCCTTTGAAGATTCAGCCGATGACAAAGATGAACGGGAAACCCGTGACACAATGACTATGTCCTCCTAG
- the LOC141741638 gene encoding proto-oncogene Mas-like → MAEELTTLIPESNTSQAHGTNHSGAVGKTEPSYAVLKFMESFCLISAACGMVGNGMVLWYLGFRIRRNHFTVYILNLAAADFGYLLCIAIETVQYLMQFNVGVQFGIFLFLDLFMYGTGLYLLTAISIERCLSVLCPIWCRSHRPKLLSGIISGLLWALSFLLNTLGYVLCTLRPSARSCRLMLITIGALDFLFCTPLMLLFSLTLFLRVKCSSQNFRTGRLFTVIMLTVLFFLIFAVPLSVLILFDFLGYKFLYSPEISFVLSCVNSSLNPVIYFLVGSYRDRRIKFTLKLAFQRAFEDSADDKDEQETHDTINMSSYISPIFCPITFPNGNTRKERGRT, encoded by the coding sequence ATGGCTGAGGAGCTCACAACACTTATTCCCGAAAGCAACACAAGCCAAGCCCATGGGACTAATCACAGCGGGGCTGTGGGAAAGACAGAGCCATCATATGCTGTCCTCAAGTTCATGGAGAGCTTCTGCCTCATCAGCGCTGCCTGTGGGATGGTGGGAAATGGCATGGTCCTTTGGTACCTTGGCTTCCGCATCCGCAGAAACCACTTCACTGTCTACATCCTGAACCTGGCCGCTGCCGACTTTGGGTATCTCCTCTGCATCGCCATTGAGACGGTTCAGTACCTGATGCAGTTCAACGTGGGAGTGCAGTTTGGGATATTCCTCTTCCTCGACCTTTTCATGTATGGGACCGGCTTGTACCTCCTGACCGCCATCAGCATTGAGAGGTGCCTCTCTGTGCTTTGTCCAATCTGGTGCCGAAGCCACCGCCCAAAGCTCTTGTCCGGCATCATCTCGGGTCTGCTCTGGGCTCTCTCCTTCCTACTGAACACGTTGGGTTATGTTTTGTGTACCCTCCGCccctctgccaggagctgccGGCTCATGCTCATCACCATCGGAGCCTTGGACTTCCTCTTCTGCACGCCCCtcatgctgctcttcagcctCACCCTCTTCCTTAGAGTCAAGTGCAGCTCCCAAAACTTCCGAACAGGCAGGCTCTTCACCGTCATCATGCTCACcgtcctcttcttcctcattttcGCTGTGCCTCTGAGCGTCCTCATCCTCTTTGACTTCTTGGGTTACAAATTCCTCTACTCCCCGGAGATCAGCTTTGTGCTGTCCTGCGTGAACAGCAGTCTCAACCCCGTCATTTACTTCCTTGTGGGGAGCTACAGGGATCGGAGAATCAAGTTCACCCTCAAGCTGGCATTCCAGAGGGCCTTTGAAGATTCAGCAGATGACAAAGATGAACAGGAAACCCATGACACCATCAATATGTCCTCTTACATTTCTCCCATTTTTTGCCCAATCACCTTTCCAAATGGGAAtacaaggaaagagagaggaagaacatAA
- the LOC141741639 gene encoding proto-oncogene Mas-like: MMETNTTNLSLNYMDSGYEDTQEDRKYWCITENYPTLIISGVFLFVSLCGLVGNMVVIWFLGFQMKKNPFTVYVLNLSIADFSLLLLSLVILTLHFISAVNCFSPFGYNVINFILTILPVFCYYASMYLLTAMSMERCASVLFPIWYRCHRPKRLSGIMCGVLWALAGLVSLAFIGCPLHFPRDCLKVFHGFSTANFLIFAFFPLLSNLSLFIRLRCGSQRQHPGKLYVAILLSMIFMFIFGLPPTLGFLLDAFDIPPYIFFIFSLPAPLNSSINPVIYFLVGSYRQRRFQGSMKVALRRVFEEKATSEEESRVPEDTMVETTV; the protein is encoded by the coding sequence ATGATGGAGACCAACACAACAAACCTCTCTCTGAACTACATGGATTCTGGATACGAAGACACTCAGGAAGATCGAAAATATTGGTGCATAACAGAAAATTATCCTACATTGATAATttcaggtgtttttctttttgtttccctgtGTGGACTTGTGGGGAATATGGTGGTCATATGGTTCCTGGGCTTCCAGATGAAGAAGAACCCCTTCACTGTCTATGTTCTTAACCTGTCCATTGCTGActtttctctgctcctgctcagcCTTGTTATACTTACATTACACTTTATTTCAGCGGTCAATTGTTTTTCCCCATTTGGTTATAACGTGATCAATTTTATCCTGACGATTCTGCCTGTGTTTTGCTATTATGCCAGCATGTATCTCCTGACAGCAATGAGCATGGAGAGGTGCGCCTCTGTTTTGTTCCCAATCTGGTACCGGTGTCACCGCCCAAAACGCTTGTCAGGCATCATGTGTGGGGTGCTCTGGGCTCTCGCCGGACTTGTTTCTTTGGCTTTCATTGGTTGTCCTTTACATTTTCCTAGAGACTGTCTTAAAGTATTTCATGGTTTCAGCACTGcgaattttctcatttttgcttttttcccactCCTTTCTAACCTTTCCCTGTTCATCAGACTCCGATGTGGCTCACAGAGACAACACCCAGGAAAACTCTATGTTGCCATCCTCCTGAGCATGATCTTCATGTTCATCTTTGGGCTTCCTCCCACACTGGGGTTTTTGCTTGATGCTTTTGATATACCcccatatatatttttcattttttccctgccGGCACCCCTGAACAGCAGCATCAACCCAGTCATTTACTTCCTGGTGGGGAGCTACCGGCAGCGCCGGTTCCAGGGCTCCATGAAAGTCGCCCTCCGCCGAGTGTTCGAAGAGAAAGCAACGAGTGAGGAGGAGAGCCGTGTGCCTGAGGACACTATGGTGGAGACCACTGTCTAA